One region of Streptomyces capillispiralis genomic DNA includes:
- a CDS encoding MFS transporter has protein sequence MTFTDTPQAPGPVAGDRRRWFALAIVMTAAFMDLVDVTIVNIAIPSIQRDEGATFSQIQWITAGYALAFAAGLVTGGRLGDIHGRKRVFLIGIGGFTLASALCGLAVNPEMLVASRILQGAMAALMVPQVLSIVHATFPAHERGKVFGLFGAIVGLGAVSGPLLGALLTEWNLFGLEWRPIFLINLPVGIAGLLLGSRFITESKAPRALKLDLVGVALVTLGLLMLLYPLTRGRELGWPLWGYVSMAGALVVFAALVAYERRKSARDGSPLIELSLFKVKSFAAGIAVQTVFGIGLGIFFLVWTLYMQIGLGWSALRAGLTGVPFSIAVSVAAGMSVQLLVPRYGRKVLQAGALVMAAGVLIYIWEAGRYGQSIASWQMALPLVVMGVGMGLIVAPLTDAVLSEVPREHAGSASGLINTVQQMGNALGLGLVSVVFFGVIDERVESAGAGPAAFADGFQHALGWVAAVMGVIFLLMFALPKRPAQHVEGAEEAPAAVGKEPELVS, from the coding sequence ATGACCTTCACCGACACCCCGCAAGCACCAGGGCCCGTCGCGGGCGACCGTCGCCGCTGGTTCGCGCTGGCGATCGTGATGACCGCGGCCTTCATGGACCTCGTCGACGTCACGATCGTCAACATCGCGATCCCCTCCATCCAACGCGACGAGGGCGCCACCTTCAGTCAGATCCAGTGGATCACCGCGGGCTACGCGCTGGCCTTCGCCGCCGGGCTCGTCACCGGCGGCCGGCTCGGCGACATCCACGGCCGCAAGCGGGTCTTCCTCATCGGCATCGGCGGCTTCACCCTCGCCTCGGCGCTGTGCGGCCTCGCCGTGAACCCGGAGATGCTGGTCGCCTCCCGCATCCTCCAGGGCGCCATGGCGGCGCTGATGGTGCCGCAGGTGCTGTCGATCGTCCACGCGACCTTCCCGGCGCACGAGCGCGGCAAGGTGTTCGGGCTGTTCGGCGCGATCGTCGGCCTCGGCGCCGTGTCCGGACCGCTGCTCGGCGCGCTGCTGACGGAGTGGAACCTGTTCGGCCTGGAATGGCGGCCGATCTTCCTGATCAACCTGCCGGTCGGCATCGCCGGACTGCTCCTCGGCAGCCGCTTCATCACCGAGTCGAAGGCGCCGCGCGCCCTCAAACTGGACCTCGTCGGTGTCGCGCTGGTGACGCTGGGCCTGCTGATGCTGCTCTACCCGCTCACCCGCGGCCGTGAGCTGGGCTGGCCGCTGTGGGGGTACGTGTCGATGGCCGGCGCGCTGGTGGTCTTCGCGGCGCTGGTGGCGTACGAGCGGAGGAAGAGCGCGCGGGACGGCTCACCGCTGATCGAGCTGTCGCTGTTCAAGGTGAAGAGCTTCGCGGCGGGCATCGCGGTGCAGACGGTGTTCGGCATCGGCCTCGGCATCTTCTTCCTGGTCTGGACGCTCTACATGCAGATCGGCCTGGGCTGGAGCGCGTTGCGGGCCGGGCTGACCGGTGTGCCCTTCTCGATCGCCGTCTCGGTCGCGGCCGGGATGTCGGTGCAGCTGCTGGTCCCGCGCTACGGACGCAAGGTGCTCCAGGCGGGGGCGCTGGTGATGGCGGCCGGGGTGCTGATCTACATCTGGGAGGCCGGGCGGTACGGCCAGTCCATCGCCTCCTGGCAGATGGCGCTTCCGCTGGTGGTCATGGGCGTCGGCATGGGGCTGATCGTCGCTCCGCTCACGGACGCGGTGCTGTCCGAGGTGCCGCGCGAGCACGCCGGGTCGGCGTCCGGCCTGATCAACACCGTGCAGCAGATGGGGAACGCGCTCGGGCTCGGCCTGGTGTCGGTGGTGTTCTTCGGCGTGATCGACGAGCGGGTCGAGTCGGCCGGGGCGGGGCCGGCCGCCTTCGCGGACGGCTTCCAGCACGCGCTGGGCTGGGTGGCCGCGGTCATGGGCGTGATCTTCCTGCTGATGTTCGCCCTGCCGAAGCGCCCGGCCCAGCACGTGGAGGGCGCGGAGGAGGCTCCGGCCGCGGTGGGGAAGGAGCCCGAGCTCGTCTCCTGA
- a CDS encoding DeoR/GlpR family DNA-binding transcription regulator, translating to MYAPERQQEILRLAREGGRVDVVSLAEEFQVTAETIRRDLKALDRAGLVRRVHGGAIPAGRLDFEPDLAERETTAADEKDRIAKAALAELPADGTLIVDAGSTAARLAEVMPAELSLTVVTHSLPIAARLADHPGIQLHLVGGRVRHRTRAAVDAWALRAYAEIRADVLFVAANGFSAEHGLTTPDLAEAAVKRAAMAAARRVVLLADSSKHGQEHFARFGDLGDVDLLITDSGLSPQDAAAIESGGTEVVRA from the coding sequence ATGTACGCACCGGAACGCCAGCAGGAGATTCTGCGGCTAGCCCGCGAAGGCGGCCGGGTGGACGTGGTCTCGCTGGCCGAGGAGTTCCAGGTGACCGCCGAGACCATCCGCCGGGACCTGAAGGCCCTCGACCGCGCCGGCCTGGTCCGCAGGGTGCACGGCGGCGCCATCCCCGCCGGCCGCCTCGACTTCGAGCCCGACCTCGCCGAGCGGGAGACGACCGCCGCCGACGAGAAGGACCGCATCGCCAAGGCCGCCCTCGCGGAACTCCCCGCCGACGGCACCCTGATCGTCGACGCCGGTTCGACGGCCGCCCGGCTCGCGGAGGTCATGCCGGCGGAGCTCTCCCTCACCGTCGTCACCCACAGCCTGCCCATCGCCGCCCGCCTCGCCGACCACCCCGGCATCCAGCTGCACCTGGTCGGGGGCAGGGTGCGGCACCGTACGCGCGCCGCCGTGGACGCCTGGGCGCTGCGCGCGTACGCCGAGATCCGCGCGGACGTCCTGTTCGTGGCCGCCAACGGCTTCTCCGCCGAGCACGGTCTGACCACCCCCGACCTCGCCGAGGCCGCCGTGAAGCGCGCGGCCATGGCCGCCGCCCGCCGCGTGGTGCTGCTCGCCGACTCCTCCAAGCACGGCCAGGAGCACTTCGCCCGCTTCGGCGACCTGGGCGACGTGGACCTGCTGATCACCGACAGCGGGCTGAGCCCGCAGGACGCCGCCGCCATCGAAAGCGGCGGCACGGAAGTGGTACGCGCATGA
- the pfkB gene encoding 1-phosphofructokinase, with protein sequence MILTVTPNPSLDRTYEVPSLDRGEVVRATGERVDPGGKGVNVSRAVAAAGRRTVAVLPLGGAPGALVADLLDAQGIEVAPVPVAGATRSNIALAESDGVLTKINAPGPELTPAERELLLDTVRRQSPGADWIACCGSLPRGLAPSWYAALVARAHAAGVRIALDTSGPALLAALRERPDVVKPNAEELAQAVGRPLATVGDALKAAEELRATGARAVLASLGADGQLLVDADGAWFGTASVDGVRSNVGAGDASLAGFLIAGGRGPEALASAVAHGAAAVRLPGSVMPTPDDLAPDAVTVTAEVPVDRPLREPAS encoded by the coding sequence ATGATCCTCACCGTCACCCCCAACCCGTCCCTGGACCGCACCTACGAGGTCCCCTCGCTGGACCGCGGTGAGGTCGTCCGGGCCACCGGCGAACGCGTCGACCCCGGCGGCAAGGGCGTCAACGTCTCCCGCGCCGTCGCCGCGGCCGGGCGGCGCACGGTCGCCGTACTGCCGCTGGGCGGCGCGCCGGGTGCCCTGGTCGCCGACCTGCTCGACGCGCAGGGCATCGAGGTCGCGCCGGTGCCGGTCGCCGGCGCCACCCGCTCCAACATCGCCCTCGCCGAGTCGGACGGCGTCCTGACGAAGATCAACGCGCCGGGCCCCGAACTGACCCCGGCCGAGCGGGAACTGCTCCTCGACACCGTGCGCCGGCAGTCCCCGGGCGCCGACTGGATCGCCTGCTGTGGCAGCCTGCCGCGCGGACTCGCGCCCTCCTGGTACGCGGCCCTGGTCGCCCGGGCGCACGCCGCCGGCGTACGCATCGCCCTGGACACCTCCGGGCCCGCGCTGCTCGCGGCCCTGCGCGAGCGGCCCGACGTGGTGAAGCCGAACGCCGAGGAACTCGCCCAGGCCGTGGGGCGCCCCCTGGCCACCGTGGGTGACGCGCTGAAGGCGGCCGAGGAACTGCGCGCGACCGGCGCCCGGGCCGTCCTCGCCAGCCTCGGCGCCGACGGACAACTGCTCGTCGACGCGGACGGCGCCTGGTTCGGCACCGCCTCGGTGGACGGCGTCCGCAGCAACGTGGGCGCGGGCGACGCCTCCCTCGCCGGATTCCTCATCGCCGGCGGACGCGGCCCCGAGGCGCTGGCCTCGGCCGTCGCCCACGGCGCCGCGGCCGTCCGGCTGCCCGGCAGCGTGATGCCGACACCGGACGACCTGGCCCCCGACGCGGTGACCGTCACGGCCGAGGTGCCCGTCGACCGCCCCTTGCGGGAGCCGGCGTCATGA